The genomic stretch ACGTCATCATCGGTGTTCTGGACGTCGAGGGTGAACATGACGGGCGTCGAGCTCGAGGTGCCGTCGTTGGCCGTGACCGTGACCGTGAGCGTGTTGCCCGCGGGCGGGCTGGTGAACGCGTCCGCTTCGGGCGTGAGGGTGAGCACGTGCATGGGGCAGATCGTGCCGTCGCCGATGCCCGCGTTCGCCAGGACGGTCTGGTCGCTGCTAGTCCCGGAGAGGGTGATGCCGCTGCATGGCGTGTCCACGTCCGTCACGGTCACCGTGATCATGGCCGTGGTGTCCTCGTCCATCACCTGCGGACCAATCGCGGACACGACAGGTGGGTCGTCGACGGCCGTGACCGTGACCGTGAACGTGCGGTCGGTCTGGTTGGGCATGCCAGCCAGCACGCGCACCGTGACGGTGACGGGCACCCCCGAGGTGAACGCGTCGGGTGCGGGCGTGACCTGCACCGTCCAGTTCGTCACGCTGCCAGCGCCCCCGGTGCTGACGATGGCGATGCCGCTGACCGGCACCACGGCGCCGTTGCTCGTGAGCACGGTGATGTCGCCCGCCGTGATGGAGGTGTCCACGTCGGTGACCGTGAACGGCAACGCTGCGGTCATGCCGTCTTCCGGGATCGTCTGGTTCGCGATGGCCGAGATGGTGGGCGGATCATCCACCGGCGTGATCTCCACCGCGAACACGTCGGTGCCCGTGAGTGTGTCGGCGCTGGTCGCGGTGAGCGTGATGTTCGCGTTGGGGGGCGAGGCCTGGTTGGTGCCGCCCGTGACGCCGAGGTTGAACGTGCGCGTGCAGGTGCCCCCCGTGGGGCTGACGACGAGGTTGCCGTTGGGGATGAGCGTGGTGTCGCTGCTGACGGCCCCCAGCATGATGCTCTCCGCGCCGTTGACCACGCCGCTCACGTTGCACAGGTCGGGGTCCTGGACCGTGACCGCGATGACCGACGTGATGTCCTCGGTGAGGGCCATCGCCCCGACCCTGTCAGCCACGGCGACGATGACGGGGGCGTCCGGGGTATTGGTGACCGTCAGCTGGAACGTGGCGCTGGCCGTCCCGGGTGTGGGCGTCTGGTCGTCCGCGACCTGGAGCGTGACGTTGCCGACGCCGAAGGCGTTGGGCTCGGGCGTGATGGTCAAGGTGCACGCCCCCGCCGCGTCGCACGTGGGCACGAGGTTCGCGTTGGTCACCAGCGCGGGCAGGGCCGAGGTGGCCGTGACCACCAAGCTGCCGTTCGCGTCGTCGATGTCGTCGACGTTGAAGCTGAGGATGGCCGTCCCGACCGTGTCCTCCATCATGCTGACGTTCGTCACGTTGGTGATGGTGGGTGGATCGTTGACCGGAGCCACGGTGTACGTGAAGGTCCGCGTGTCCCGCGACATGGGGTCGCTGACGCCGACCGGATCACGCACCTCGAAGGTGATCTGCGTGGAGCCGCTGGCGTCCGGCACCGGCACGAGCGTGAGCCGCCACTGCCCCTCGTCTGGCCCAGCCGCGCCGAGGTACGCGACGGTGAATGACTGCAGGACGCCCGGCGTCGCGGCGACCAGCGTGAAGCCCGCCGAAGGCCCGCTGACGGGGAAGTCCGCCGGCTGCGCGTTGTCGATGTCGCGCACCGTGAACGTGATCTGAGTGGACGTGTCTTCCTGCGCCGCCGCGAAGGGCGCTGGGTTGAACACCGTGAACACGGGCGCGTCGTTGACGGCTACCACGCTCACGGGGACCGTGAAGGTGGTCTGCGCAGGACCCGTGGAGCCGCCGGCCCCGTCGTCCGTGACGGTGATGGTGATGGTCTCGTCGCCGAAGGTGTTCGGGAAGCTGCTGGCGCGGAGCTCGAACTGGTCGCCCCCCACGGACACGAAGGCGATGTTCTCGATGACCGTGCCACTCGAGCCCGTGGCGCTCACGGCTAGGCTCGCGACCGGCGTCTCGACGTCGTTCACGGTGAACGTGCGCGGCCCGATGTTGTCGGGCCCACCCGCCGCGCGCTCCTGGACGAACAAGGGGTTCGGGATGGGCGCGTTCGGGACGATGGTGGGGGCGTCGTTGATGGGCGTGACGTTGACGACCACGTCTTGCGAGACGCTCAGCATGGTGGGCGTGCTGCCACCCATGTCCGTGACCGTGACCCGCAGCGTGGCCGAGCCGTTCTGGTCGAGCGCCGGCGAGAGCATGACGCTGCGCGTCCCCCCCGCCCCGCCGAGCACGATGCTCCCCATGGGAAAGAGCGCGGCGTTGCCGCTGACGAACGTGACCGTGTACGTCTGCTGCGTGTCGAGGTCGTCGTCGACGTCGCTGACGCCGAACGTGAACGTGAACGGGGTGTCCTCGTTGGTGGTCTGTGCGGGGATGACGCCCGTGAGCACGGGCGCGTCGTTGACGGGCGCGACGGTGAACACGAAGGGCGCGGTGACCACGGGGTTCACGCCGTCGTCGGCGCTGATGACGATGTTCGCCACGCCGAACGCGTCGGGCTGCGGCGGCAAGCTGAGCGTGTAGACGCCGCCGCCGTTGTTGACGATGCTCAGCGCTCCGGTGGGGACGAGCGCGGCGTTGTCGCTGGCCGCGGTGACCGTGGGCGCGGGGGAGTCCACGTCGACCACCATGAACGTCAGGGTCGGGGTCACGACCGGGTCTTCCATGGTGGTGACGTTCATCACCCCCGTGATGACGGGCGGATCGTCCAGCGCCGTGACGCTCACCATGAACATCATGCTCGTGCTGAGCGCTCCGTCGCTGACGGTGATGGTGACGATACCGGTCCCGTTCTGATCGGGGGCGGGGGTGATGACCAACGTGCGCGACGCATCTGCGCCACCCAGCTGCAGCCCGGACGAAGGGAGCAGCGTGGGGTTGTCGGACGCGATAGTCACCATGAGGTCGCCGATGGGCGTGTCCACGTCTCCGATCGTGAACGGCAGGGCGGGCGTCGGGGTGTCCTCGTCGGTGACCACGTCCGCGATGGGCGAAATGGTGGGCGCGTCGTTGACGTTGGTGATGCGCAGGGTGAACGTGGTCGTGCTCGACGCGGCACCGTCGGTGGCGGTGAGCGTGATGAGTACGTCCCCGAACGCGTCGGGCTGCGGGTTCAGCGTGACGGTGAAGTCTCCGGACGCGCCCCCCACGGCGACCCCGGCCTGCGCCACGAGCGCTTCGTCCCCCGTGGTGGCGCTGAGCGCGAGCGACGAGAGCGGGCTGTCGATGTCGGTGACCGTCACGCGGATGGGCCCCGCGGCGACCTCCTCCCGCGTGGTCTGGAGTGGGACGGCCACGATGACGGGGGGGTCGTTCACCGGCAGCACCGTGACGGTGAACATGGCCGTCGCGCTGAACTCGCCGTCGGTGACCAGCACAGTGACCTGCACCACGCCGCTCGCGTCGGGCTCGGGGGTGATGGTGATGGTGCGGTCGGTCCCCGTCGGGCTGAAGGTGATGCCCGCGGACGACAAGATGCTGGGGTCGGAGGAGACCGCGCTGAACGTGAGCGTGTCGACCGACTCGGCGTCGGCGACGGTGAACATCCCCGTCACAGGCACGTCCTCGTCGGTCGTGAGGTCCGGGATCGTGCCGAGCGTGGGCGCGGTGTTGCGCAGCTCCGAGCTGCCCACGACGGGCTCACCACAACCGCTCGTGCCGAGCATGATGGACGCTGCGAGCGCCGCAGTGAGCGCGACGGTCGTGTGTGGGGACGTGGCTGGGTTCATGCGCTCCATCATCGACCTCGCTCTCTGCCCGAACCCCCGTCCAACACCTCGAACTCGACTCGCCGGTTGGGACCGAGCGCCTCGGGCGAGTCCCCTTGCACGCGGGGGTCGGTGTCGCCGACGCCCTCCACCACGAAGCGATTGCGCCCGATGCCCTGCCTCACGAGCCAGGTGACCACGGCGTGCGCGCGCTCGCGGCTGAGCCACGTATTGAACGCCGGATCGCCGAGGTGGTCCGAGTGGCCGATGACCCGCACGCGGCGCAGGCCACGGTCGTCGCGCATCAGGCGCGCCACACGCCGCAGCTGCTCGATCGCGTCGGCGTCGAGGTGCGCGCTCTGGAACGGGAAGTAGATGATGACATCGAGCGCCGCGCCGTAGTCGCGGGCTGGACATCCACGGTGCGCGACCTCGCCGAACTCGTCCGGGCAGCGATCCTGGGAGTCGCGCACGCCGTCACCGTCGCGGTCGTT from Sandaracinaceae bacterium encodes the following:
- a CDS encoding tandem-95 repeat protein gives rise to the protein MNPATSPHTTVALTAALAASIMLGTSGCGEPVVGSSELRNTAPTLGTIPDLTTDEDVPVTGMFTVADAESVDTLTFSAVSSDPSILSSAGITFSPTGTDRTITITPEPDASGVVQVTVLVTDGEFSATAMFTVTVLPVNDPPVIVAVPLQTTREEVAAGPIRVTVTDIDSPLSSLALSATTGDEALVAQAGVAVGGASGDFTVTLNPQPDAFGDVLITLTATDGAASSTTTFTLRITNVNDAPTISPIADVVTDEDTPTPALPFTIGDVDTPIGDLMVTIASDNPTLLPSSGLQLGGADASRTLVITPAPDQNGTGIVTITVSDGALSTSMMFMVSVTALDDPPVITGVMNVTTMEDPVVTPTLTFMVVDVDSPAPTVTAASDNAALVPTGALSIVNNGGGVYTLSLPPQPDAFGVANIVISADDGVNPVVTAPFVFTVAPVNDAPVLTGVIPAQTTNEDTPFTFTFGVSDVDDDLDTQQTYTVTFVSGNAALFPMGSIVLGGAGGTRSVMLSPALDQNGSATLRVTVTDMGGSTPTMLSVSQDVVVNVTPINDAPTIVPNAPIPNPLFVQERAAGGPDNIGPRTFTVNDVETPVASLAVSATGSSGTVIENIAFVSVGGDQFELRASSFPNTFGDETITITVTDDGAGGSTGPAQTTFTVPVSVVAVNDAPVFTVFNPAPFAAAQEDTSTQITFTVRDIDNAQPADFPVSGPSAGFTLVAATPGVLQSFTVAYLGAAGPDEGQWRLTLVPVPDASGSTQITFEVRDPVGVSDPMSRDTRTFTYTVAPVNDPPTITNVTNVSMMEDTVGTAILSFNVDDIDDANGSLVVTATSALPALVTNANLVPTCDAAGACTLTITPEPNAFGVGNVTLQVADDQTPTPGTASATFQLTVTNTPDAPVIVAVADRVGAMALTEDITSVIAVTVQDPDLCNVSGVVNGAESIMLGAVSSDTTLIPNGNLVVSPTGGTCTRTFNLGVTGGTNQASPPNANITLTATSADTLTGTDVFAVEITPVDDPPTISAIANQTIPEDGMTAALPFTVTDVDTSITAGDITVLTSNGAVVPVSGIAIVSTGGAGSVTNWTVQVTPAPDAFTSGVPVTVTVRVLAGMPNQTDRTFTVTVTAVDDPPVVSAIGPQVMDEDTTAMITVTVTDVDTPCSGITLSGTSSDQTVLANAGIGDGTICPMHVLTLTPEADAFTSPPAGNTLTVTVTANDGTSSSTPVMFTLDVQNTDDDVDATDVSYATTWGVHLPAAMARTLPATDPDPVDTVGYRADSGTTTLGGFYQVFADGTFVYAPPVIYAAGGPSGTVDTFPFRAVTGGDTGADPCNAPTCDEATATVNLSGVQQLVVDRSVAYAACTALPADEQGVCGTDFRPFPRLGTDAVMADSVQWATAFSVRFNATAYDTDANGFSVHAGQSVTGVPMPGNPVIQNPAGPAIEVLAGASGASLTALDVVAAGGEGVDARDDSVTMTNVNVSCTAAGAAHAVHLGGAGSSSTLTDVAIDRTGGGGASAALFASGGAVALGGTVTLDADQASGLVLSGVTVSSFSLASVMVDAAAVAVANRGVALDNVTGNVAVVSATITTRGGVGLQANNSTGLTLNAGGGGAAVVTEGARAIDVSGAVVALTLDSVTATASTTGAISVTGAAGSSIDIAALSATTAGGTAVALTGPMSFDVTTATSTIAATAGPAFVASNASLGVTLRSLASTGSSATGLSLTNTTGAFAVTGVGTTAGSGGAIASPVGIGISLDDAAGVDLRNMNVTSATTTGAYITGNSAVDLTNVSVTETGVSATGVLVEDLSGTLAVNGATLSGAGLAQGMVLNAATASPAATVTLTDLDIETVPVPSGSPDHDALVVSATGTTSLDVIVTNAVLETHGGAAGSSALTVSAIVGSSVQVDLLSSMLTSTRRGIRAVADGASTSQLRVVSSTVTAVDAAAFIDVLAPTSTLRYDMNGGTLAVGTGGPGRAALDALVSDGRADLRLTNVAVTATDASGVLVVSTGGADTRLFASNSPVTITSLSPTFSGIDLDVPPSSAATLDAELDGNTVSGSGVSDGIVAQTRAAGSATCVDMTNNSANGTTSSYTLGQTAGTFAFTGWNGAFALTPNLANNGNMSAGAAAVQVGTIAAGTCSAATAVTPL